A region of Lacinutrix sp. Hel_I_90 DNA encodes the following proteins:
- a CDS encoding TlpA disulfide reductase family protein — MKRLSVKNIILLIVIILLMIPQSRQQIQIVLHKGFAMFSPSVEPEDSLEQISTYNWMLKDLEGNAFDLNNSKGKVTLINLWATWCPPCIAEMPSIQALSTDYKDKIDIILVSNEDQEVVKRFLKKKNYDLQIYTPTTEAPETFDVKSIPRTFLLDRKGNIIIDESGAANWNSEKVRKTIDELLRL; from the coding sequence ATGAAAAGACTATCTGTTAAAAACATCATTCTTTTAATTGTCATCATATTACTGATGATTCCACAAAGCAGGCAACAAATTCAAATTGTGCTACATAAAGGTTTCGCCATGTTTAGCCCAAGTGTAGAACCTGAAGATAGTTTGGAGCAAATAAGCACCTATAATTGGATGCTTAAAGATTTAGAGGGAAATGCCTTCGATTTAAATAATAGTAAAGGTAAAGTAACCTTAATCAATCTTTGGGCGACATGGTGTCCGCCTTGTATTGCCGAGATGCCTTCCATTCAGGCATTAAGTACTGATTATAAAGACAAAATAGACATTATTTTAGTCTCAAATGAAGACCAGGAGGTGGTAAAGCGCTTTTTAAAGAAGAAAAACTACGATTTACAAATCTATACACCAACAACGGAGGCTCCCGAAACATTTGATGTGAAAAGCATTCCAAGAACGTTCTTATTAGATAGAAAAGGAAATATTATTATTGATGAATCTGGTGCGGCAAATTGGAATAGTGAAAAGGTAAGAAAAACCATAGATGAATTACTAAGGCTATAA
- a CDS encoding MerR family transcriptional regulator, with protein MNNIKTKFSIRDLENLSGIKAHTIRIWEKRYNLFKPNRTDTNIRYYSLSSLQKLLNISFLNKNGYKVSKIANLESEEIPLLVKEIALSKDSSNHAVNLFKMAMLNFDKALFLSTFNNLVNHKSLSAIFYEVFVPLLENIGLLWQTDTITPAHEHFIFELIKQKILVHTDKISKVSQIKNDGEIYVLFLPDNEIHELGLLFINYELTQRGFHSIYLGQSVPIDSLKYLTDYYGKIIYVSSFTIKPEKEIINDYLIEFSEKILQNSNHSLFISGRQAIHIEKEQLDDKITILDTIKDILDSLDSTNQQAG; from the coding sequence ATGAACAATATAAAAACAAAATTTAGCATAAGAGATCTTGAAAACCTTTCGGGTATAAAAGCGCATACCATAAGAATATGGGAAAAACGATACAATCTCTTTAAACCTAACAGAACGGATACTAATATTAGATACTATAGTCTATCAAGCCTTCAAAAACTCTTAAATATTTCATTTTTAAACAAAAACGGATACAAAGTATCAAAAATAGCTAATCTTGAAAGTGAAGAAATCCCCCTTTTAGTCAAAGAAATCGCTTTAAGTAAAGATTCAAGTAATCATGCCGTTAATTTGTTCAAAATGGCTATGCTAAATTTTGATAAAGCGCTATTCTTAAGCACTTTTAATAATTTAGTCAACCATAAAAGTCTTAGTGCTATATTTTATGAAGTTTTTGTTCCTTTGTTAGAGAATATCGGCCTTTTATGGCAGACAGACACCATAACACCTGCTCACGAGCATTTTATTTTTGAACTTATAAAACAGAAAATATTAGTGCATACTGATAAAATTTCTAAGGTTTCACAGATAAAAAATGATGGCGAGATTTATGTTTTATTTCTCCCTGACAATGAAATTCATGAGTTAGGCTTGCTTTTTATAAATTACGAGTTAACACAAAGAGGATTTCATAGTATCTATTTGGGACAAAGTGTACCAATAGATAGTTTAAAATATCTCACAGATTATTATGGTAAAATTATTTATGTATCATCCTTTACCATAAAGCCCGAAAAGGAGATTATTAATGACTATTTAATTGAGTTTTCAGAAAAAATTCTTCAAAATTCTAACCATTCTTTATTTATTTCTGGTAGACAAGCCATTCATATAGAAAAAGAACAACTCGACGATAAAATAACCATTCTGGACACTATAAAAGATATTCTGGACAGTCTAGATAGTACTAATCAACAAGCAGGTTAA
- a CDS encoding NAD(P)/FAD-dependent oxidoreductase, with protein MSKEIAIIGSGFSALAASCYLAKDGNHVTIYEKNSTIGGRARQLKKQGFTFDIGPTWYWMPDVFERFFADFGKSPSDYYALEKLNPAYSVYFGKDDYITIEDTIDKIYAAFEVEEPGSSKSLKKFIDNAKNNYDVAIKDLVYRPGVSPIELITPVTIKKINQFLSTIKRDVRKEFKNERLAQILEFPVLFLGAKPSKTPSFYSFMNYADFGIGTFHPKKGMYQVILALEKLATSLGVEIKTNAAVNKINVDAQGKAHELLINGASVNCDIVLSGADYHHSETLLDTKHRQYSENYWSKKTFAPSSLLFYVGFDKKLTNINHHTLFFDVDFEAHAKDIYDAPKWPENPLFYASFPSITDDSVAPSGKEAGIFLIPLAPGIEDSEAIRASYFEKIITRFENLTSQNVKESIIFRESFCVNDFIKDYNSYKGNAYGMANTLLQTAFLRPKLKSKKVKNLYFTGQLTVPGPGVPPALISGKLVAGLIKKHHSN; from the coding sequence ATGAGTAAAGAAATCGCTATTATAGGTTCTGGATTTTCAGCATTGGCTGCATCTTGTTACTTAGCAAAAGACGGAAATCATGTTACTATTTATGAAAAGAATAGCACCATAGGCGGAAGAGCAAGACAATTAAAAAAGCAAGGGTTTACCTTTGATATCGGGCCAACATGGTATTGGATGCCTGACGTTTTCGAACGCTTTTTTGCAGATTTTGGTAAAAGCCCTTCAGATTACTATGCCCTTGAAAAATTAAATCCTGCCTACTCAGTTTACTTTGGAAAAGATGATTACATCACCATTGAAGATACTATTGATAAAATTTATGCTGCTTTTGAAGTCGAAGAACCTGGGAGCTCAAAAAGTCTTAAGAAGTTTATAGATAACGCAAAAAACAATTACGATGTTGCGATAAAAGATTTAGTGTATAGACCAGGTGTTTCACCCATAGAATTAATCACTCCGGTAACCATTAAAAAGATCAATCAGTTTTTAAGTACTATAAAACGAGATGTAAGGAAAGAATTTAAAAATGAGCGATTGGCTCAGATTTTAGAGTTTCCCGTCTTATTTTTAGGCGCTAAGCCTAGTAAAACGCCTTCTTTTTATAGTTTTATGAATTATGCAGATTTTGGTATTGGAACCTTTCATCCAAAAAAAGGCATGTATCAGGTTATACTGGCTTTAGAAAAACTAGCGACATCATTAGGTGTGGAAATAAAAACGAATGCTGCAGTTAATAAAATAAACGTTGATGCTCAAGGCAAAGCTCATGAATTATTAATTAATGGCGCTTCTGTAAATTGCGACATCGTTTTAAGTGGCGCAGATTACCACCACAGTGAGACACTTTTAGATACGAAACACAGACAATACTCTGAAAATTACTGGAGCAAAAAAACGTTTGCCCCTTCTTCTTTGTTGTTTTATGTGGGATTCGATAAAAAGTTAACAAATATAAATCATCATACGCTCTTTTTTGATGTTGATTTTGAGGCCCATGCAAAGGACATTTATGATGCCCCTAAATGGCCAGAAAATCCATTGTTTTATGCTAGTTTTCCAAGTATAACAGACGACAGTGTAGCGCCTTCAGGAAAAGAAGCAGGTATCTTTTTAATACCCTTAGCGCCAGGAATAGAAGATTCCGAAGCGATTAGAGCGTCTTATTTTGAGAAAATTATTACAAGATTTGAAAATTTAACATCACAAAATGTTAAAGAATCTATTATCTTTAGAGAGTCCTTTTGTGTAAATGATTTTATTAAGGATTACAATTCTTATAAAGGAAATGCCTATGGTATGGCAAATACTTTACTTCAAACTGCCTTTTTAAGACCAAAATTAAAAAGTAAAAAAGTAAAAAATTTGTATTTTACAGGACAGTTAACCGTTCCTGGACCTGGTGTTCCCCCAGCATTAATATCAGGAAAATTAGTAGCAGGATTAATAAAAAAACACCATAGTAACTAA
- a CDS encoding sterol desaturase family protein: protein MNIVYWILVFLGTFSIMEFMAWFTHKYVMHGFLWSLHKDHHQKDHDSWFERNDAFFIFYAVVSMTCFYLWSYEGLWYCLPIGLGIMAYGAAYFIVHDIFIHQRFKIFRNANNWYAKGVRRAHKIHHKHLGKGHGECFGMLFVPFKYFKRS from the coding sequence ATGAATATTGTATACTGGATCTTAGTGTTTTTAGGCACTTTTTCGATAATGGAATTTATGGCGTGGTTCACACATAAATATGTCATGCATGGTTTTTTATGGTCCCTACATAAAGATCACCATCAAAAAGATCATGATAGCTGGTTTGAACGCAATGATGCCTTTTTTATTTTTTACGCTGTAGTAAGCATGACTTGTTTTTATTTATGGAGTTATGAAGGTCTTTGGTATTGCTTGCCCATTGGTCTTGGCATTATGGCTTACGGTGCTGCTTATTTTATTGTTCACGACATTTTTATACACCAACGTTTTAAAATTTTTCGCAATGCCAATAATTGGTATGCTAAAGGGGTGAGACGTGCGCACAAGATACACCACAAGCATTTAGGAAAAGGACATGGCGAATGTTTTGGAATGTTATTTGTTCCTTTTAAATACTTCAAACGTTCATAA
- a CDS encoding phytoene/squalene synthase family protein, producing the protein MKTLFDSVSYNCSKIVTQSYSTSFSMATKMLSDTIRQDIYNIYGFVRFADEIVDTFHDYNKKELFEAFEKDLEFALTEKISLNPILNSFQHTYHKYNIEKHMVTAFMSSMRLDLHKTTYLTESEYKDYIYGSADVVGLMCLKVFVKGDQVEYDSLKDSAMSLGSAFQKVNFLRDLKADFDELERTYFPNTDLNNLNEEAKQLIITDIEHDFSEGLKGIKQLPIEAKFGVFMAYRYYSQLLKKLKKTPALDIKSTRIRVPNYKKIELLTRSYVKYQLNLL; encoded by the coding sequence ATGAAGACATTATTTGATTCGGTTTCTTATAATTGTAGTAAGATTGTAACACAGTCTTATAGCACCTCTTTTTCAATGGCGACTAAAATGCTATCAGATACCATTAGACAGGATATTTATAATATCTATGGGTTTGTTCGTTTTGCAGATGAAATTGTTGACACTTTTCATGACTATAATAAAAAAGAATTATTTGAGGCTTTCGAAAAAGATTTAGAATTTGCATTAACAGAAAAAATAAGTTTAAACCCCATTTTAAACTCTTTTCAACATACCTATCACAAGTATAATATAGAAAAACACATGGTTACTGCTTTTATGAGCAGCATGCGATTAGACCTTCATAAAACGACTTATTTAACCGAGAGTGAATATAAAGATTACATCTATGGCTCTGCAGATGTTGTTGGCTTGATGTGCCTAAAAGTATTCGTTAAAGGCGATCAAGTTGAGTACGATTCATTGAAAGATTCTGCCATGTCATTGGGCTCTGCGTTTCAAAAAGTAAATTTTTTAAGAGATTTAAAAGCAGATTTTGATGAATTAGAACGTACTTATTTTCCAAATACAGATTTAAACAATCTAAATGAGGAAGCCAAGCAACTAATAATAACAGATATTGAGCATGACTTTTCTGAAGGCTTAAAAGGCATTAAACAATTACCTATAGAAGCCAAATTTGGTGTCTTTATGGCCTATAGATATTATAGTCAGCTTCTTAAAAAACTAAAAAAGACGCCCGCTTTAGATATTAAATCGACTAGAATTAGAGTCCCAAATTATAAAAAAATAGAGCTTCTCACTAGAAGCTATGTAAAATATCAACTCAATTTATTATAA
- a CDS encoding lycopene cyclase family protein: MTIHSHFDYIIIGNGLAGLQLALALAEDPYFNNKQIALIDKDAKNNNDKTWSFWEKGTGRWDNIVKQVWDKALFYSSNKKLELDLKPYTYKSIQAIDFYNEAKTRLRKHTTIHFILEAVLSVEDHDKPLVKTETQTLSANHVFDSRISPEFYSEIDNYTRVIQHFKGWTIETDRPTFKVEHFTMMDYRLKDGDKTTFTYVLPFSETKALIEFTYFSPETVEEAVYDSYIERYITEVLKIEQYSISETEKGSIPMTDFPFNHYSSKNITKIGTAGGWVKGSTGYSFKHTEKKVAKIILNLKQDKKPSKNLFKNKYAFYDKVFLKVLHDENHKGEWIFEQFYTKNTVETMFKFLDEESSLKEELNIMGSLFSTAFIKAFFKTL, from the coding sequence ATGACCATACACTCGCATTTCGATTACATTATTATTGGAAATGGATTGGCTGGATTACAATTGGCCTTAGCGCTTGCTGAAGACCCCTATTTCAATAATAAACAAATAGCGCTTATTGACAAAGACGCTAAAAACAATAACGATAAAACCTGGAGTTTTTGGGAAAAAGGCACGGGTAGATGGGACAACATCGTTAAACAAGTTTGGGATAAAGCGCTATTCTATTCTTCAAATAAAAAACTTGAACTAGACTTAAAGCCTTACACTTATAAATCGATTCAAGCGATTGATTTTTATAATGAAGCCAAAACACGCTTAAGAAAACATACTACTATTCATTTCATTTTGGAAGCCGTCCTTTCTGTTGAAGACCATGATAAACCTTTAGTAAAAACAGAAACCCAAACGCTCAGTGCTAATCATGTTTTTGACAGCAGAATTTCTCCTGAATTCTATTCAGAAATCGACAATTACACAAGAGTTATTCAACACTTCAAAGGCTGGACTATTGAAACTGACAGACCTACTTTTAAGGTGGAACACTTCACCATGATGGATTACAGATTAAAAGATGGCGATAAAACAACGTTTACTTATGTACTACCCTTTTCTGAAACCAAGGCATTAATAGAATTCACCTATTTTTCACCAGAGACCGTTGAAGAGGCCGTTTATGATAGTTATATTGAGAGGTACATAACAGAAGTATTAAAAATAGAGCAGTACAGTATTTCTGAAACAGAAAAAGGAAGCATCCCCATGACTGATTTTCCTTTTAATCACTACTCTTCTAAAAATATTACAAAAATTGGAACCGCTGGAGGTTGGGTAAAAGGAAGTACTGGCTACTCGTTTAAGCACACTGAAAAAAAGGTTGCCAAGATTATTTTAAATTTAAAACAAGATAAAAAACCCTCAAAAAATTTATTCAAAAACAAATATGCTTTTTATGATAAAGTTTTTCTAAAAGTGCTTCACGATGAAAATCATAAGGGTGAGTGGATTTTTGAGCAATTTTATACTAAAAACACTGTAGAAACCATGTTTAAATTTTTAGATGAAGAGTCATCCCTTAAAGAAGAACTAAACATCATGGGCTCACTTTTTTCAACCGCTTTTATCAAAGCCTTTTTTAAAACCTTATAG